A window of the Streptomyces sp. NBC_01351 genome harbors these coding sequences:
- a CDS encoding 4'-phosphopantetheinyl transferase family protein, with protein MIEELLPPGVTSSEAFDDAAPAPLFPAEAALMEGRRARRRRQFATARACARRCLTDLGGRPVALLPGPGGAPRWPSGVVGSITHCEGYRGAVAARASTVSALGIDAEPVGPLPKGVLSLITSPEERAELAELTSADPSVPWDRVFFSAKEAAYKAWYPATGIWLGFRDATLALSAAGTFEATLRPPVPTPVDPVYRGRWLVGPELVLTAVAR; from the coding sequence TTGATCGAGGAACTCCTGCCGCCGGGCGTCACGTCGTCGGAAGCCTTCGACGACGCGGCGCCCGCTCCGCTGTTCCCGGCCGAGGCGGCCCTGATGGAGGGCCGCCGGGCGCGCCGGCGCCGCCAGTTCGCGACGGCCCGCGCCTGCGCCCGGCGCTGCCTCACGGACCTCGGCGGCCGTCCGGTCGCCCTGCTCCCGGGCCCGGGCGGCGCCCCCCGGTGGCCGTCGGGCGTGGTGGGCAGCATCACCCACTGCGAGGGCTACCGCGGGGCGGTGGCGGCCCGGGCCTCCACGGTGTCGGCCCTGGGCATCGACGCGGAGCCGGTGGGCCCGCTCCCCAAGGGCGTGCTCTCCCTGATCACCTCCCCGGAGGAGCGGGCCGAGCTGGCCGAGCTCACCTCGGCCGACCCTTCCGTCCCCTGGGACCGCGTCTTCTTCTCCGCGAAGGAGGCCGCCTACAAGGCCTGGTACCCGGCCACCGGCATCTGGCTCGGTTTCCGCGACGCCACTCTCGCCCTCTCCGCCGCGGGCACCTTCGAGGCCACCCTGCGCCCGCCGGTCCCCACACCCGTCGACCCGGTGTACCGGGGCCGCTGGCTGGTCGGCCCGGAGCTGGTCCTGACCGCGGTGGCCCGCTGA
- a CDS encoding ABC transporter ATP-binding protein yields the protein MLELEELVRDFGSHRAVDQVSFRVSAGRLTGFVGGNGAGKTTTMRMIMGVLASNGGEIRWQGAPVTAADRRDFGYMPEERGLYPKQTVLSQLVYLARLRGQNTADARRHILELLERLGLAEKSQSRLESLSLGNQQRVQIAAALLGSPKLLVLDEPFSGLDPHAVDTMAELLREYAAAGTPVLFSSHQLDLVERLCDDLVIMATGHVVGKGTADELRHRDKPRYQLVTGAPAGWARTVPGVTDVEELPDGARVELTADADPGALLAQALSRGAVHAFTPLVPSIADVYREMTSA from the coding sequence ATGCTGGAACTGGAAGAACTCGTACGCGACTTCGGTAGTCACCGCGCCGTCGATCAGGTGTCCTTCCGAGTGTCCGCAGGCCGGTTGACCGGGTTCGTCGGTGGAAACGGTGCGGGCAAGACCACCACCATGCGCATGATCATGGGCGTACTGGCCTCGAACGGCGGCGAGATACGCTGGCAGGGCGCCCCCGTCACGGCCGCCGACCGCAGGGACTTCGGCTACATGCCGGAGGAGCGGGGCCTCTACCCGAAGCAGACCGTCCTCAGCCAGCTCGTCTATCTGGCCCGGCTGCGCGGCCAGAACACGGCCGACGCGCGCCGCCACATCCTCGAACTGCTCGAACGCCTCGGTCTCGCCGAGAAGAGCCAGTCCCGGCTGGAGTCCCTGTCCCTGGGCAACCAGCAGCGCGTGCAGATCGCGGCCGCCCTGCTCGGCTCCCCCAAACTGCTCGTCCTCGACGAGCCCTTCTCCGGGCTCGACCCGCACGCGGTCGACACGATGGCCGAGCTGCTGCGGGAGTACGCCGCCGCCGGCACCCCGGTGCTGTTCTCCTCCCACCAGCTCGACCTGGTCGAGCGGCTCTGCGACGACCTGGTGATCATGGCCACCGGTCATGTCGTCGGCAAGGGCACCGCGGACGAGCTCCGCCACCGCGACAAGCCCCGGTACCAGCTCGTCACCGGCGCTCCGGCCGGCTGGGCCCGCACCGTCCCCGGCGTGACCGACGTCGAGGAACTCCCCGACGGAGCCCGCGTCGAGCTGACCGCCGACGCCGATCCCGGCGCCCTCCTGGCGCAGGCCCTGAGCCGGGGAGCCGTGCACGCCTTCACCCCCCTCGTTCCCAGCATCGCCGACGTCTACCGAGAGATGACCTCCGCATGA
- a CDS encoding SRPBCC family protein — protein MTTYDLIDEAVIDAPADAVWDALVAEFRGAEKWWVPANTFTAVSGAPDEVGGLVGVTVHTKGSDKSGLKLRFTSRTVAVQPGRRLDIEYVDGVFRGPSTFLLEPLADGRTRISMHFVGTPHGWLKLLSKVADLGAEHSKGTLAAFESLGRQLSAVPR, from the coding sequence ATGACCACGTACGACCTGATCGACGAGGCGGTGATCGACGCCCCGGCGGACGCCGTCTGGGACGCGCTCGTCGCCGAGTTCCGCGGTGCCGAGAAGTGGTGGGTCCCGGCCAACACGTTCACCGCTGTCTCCGGCGCCCCCGACGAGGTCGGCGGCCTGGTGGGCGTGACCGTGCACACCAAGGGCTCCGACAAGAGCGGGCTGAAGCTGCGCTTCACCTCGCGCACGGTGGCGGTGCAGCCGGGCCGCCGGCTGGACATCGAGTACGTGGACGGGGTCTTCCGGGGCCCCAGCACCTTCCTGCTCGAACCCCTGGCGGACGGCCGCACCCGGATCTCGATGCACTTCGTCGGCACCCCCCACGGCTGGCTCAAGCTGCTCTCCAAGGTCGCGGACCTGGGCGCGGAGCACTCCAAGGGCACCCTCGCGGCCTTCGAATCGCTGGGCCGGCAGCTGTCGGCGGTGCCGCGGTGA
- a CDS encoding YcaO-like family protein, which produces MIDVPTTLAPASGIALQYALTPPHDGDPLWSSAVELQPVEGFEGITGPAGSALPDLPLSARFAGASGTSRIDALLRGAGEAVERRALHPSAAHPARLAAAADLDGTTLYAHHPGHALSHPDAETAVLAWYEARDLDTDAPVLVPADLVDWPARRADLFDPSPSGAAAGASHGTALAAAMIEVTERDALTVAWGRQLRLPTYTPAPADTGLRAMWQRARAQGLTPVLARIPTAVPGLWCMTAFLIDPEGPGALASVGMKASTRPAEAAAKAFQEAWQVRAALRALRAQGETGHLGTVVTEHDRLCHMLTGAAYESVRDWVEGFREPDTLPAPSPARDLGAQEILRALTADGAGLLAVDLTPRLPPAVASMGWHVVKVVAPGYQNLRMDETHLWSWHLPRLASAAERTGCPARLDDPREAAAHPLP; this is translated from the coding sequence GTGATCGACGTCCCGACCACCCTCGCCCCCGCCTCGGGCATCGCCCTGCAGTACGCGCTGACGCCGCCGCACGACGGCGATCCGCTGTGGAGCAGCGCGGTCGAACTCCAGCCGGTGGAGGGGTTCGAGGGCATCACGGGCCCCGCGGGTTCCGCGCTCCCGGACCTCCCGCTCTCCGCCCGGTTCGCCGGGGCCAGCGGCACCTCCCGCATCGACGCCCTGCTGCGCGGGGCGGGCGAGGCCGTCGAGCGGCGCGCCCTGCATCCCTCGGCCGCCCACCCCGCCCGCCTCGCCGCCGCGGCCGACCTCGACGGCACGACGCTGTACGCGCACCACCCGGGGCACGCCCTGTCGCACCCGGACGCCGAGACGGCCGTCCTGGCCTGGTACGAGGCCCGCGACCTGGACACGGACGCCCCCGTCCTCGTCCCCGCGGACCTCGTCGACTGGCCCGCCCGCCGGGCCGACCTGTTCGACCCGAGCCCGTCCGGGGCCGCGGCCGGCGCGAGCCACGGGACCGCTCTCGCCGCGGCGATGATCGAGGTGACGGAGCGGGACGCCCTCACCGTCGCCTGGGGCCGGCAGCTGCGCCTGCCGACGTACACCCCGGCGCCCGCCGACACCGGACTGCGGGCCATGTGGCAGCGGGCCCGCGCGCAGGGGCTCACCCCGGTGCTCGCCCGCATCCCCACCGCCGTACCCGGCCTCTGGTGCATGACCGCCTTCCTGATCGACCCGGAGGGTCCGGGCGCGCTCGCCTCCGTCGGAATGAAGGCGTCGACCCGGCCGGCCGAGGCCGCCGCCAAGGCGTTCCAGGAGGCGTGGCAGGTACGGGCTGCGCTGCGGGCGCTGCGCGCCCAGGGCGAGACCGGCCACCTCGGCACGGTCGTCACGGAGCACGACCGGCTCTGCCACATGCTGACCGGCGCCGCCTACGAGAGCGTGCGCGACTGGGTCGAGGGCTTCCGGGAGCCGGACACGCTCCCGGCTCCCTCGCCCGCGCGGGACCTGGGGGCGCAGGAGATCCTGCGGGCCCTGACCGCCGACGGCGCGGGCCTCCTCGCCGTCGACCTGACCCCGCGCCTTCCGCCGGCCGTCGCCTCGATGGGCTGGCACGTCGTCAAGGTGGTGGCCCCCGGCTACCAGAACCTGCGGATGGACGAGACCCACCTGTGGAGCTGGCACCTGCCCCGGCTGGCGTCGGCGGCCGAGCGTACCGGCTGCCCCGCCCGCCTGGACGACCCACGGGAAGCGGCTGCCCACCCGCTGCCCTGA
- a CDS encoding ABC transporter permease, producing the protein MSTVTSNPAPRTEPAPEPKGTPAASGPPSRTATPAAWRIVAAREISVKLTNRGFLLSTLVTLALIVGAIGLQLYLADSMGKITVAVADQEAGRIAGQAEQLAVRADQDVEITVRQESSADQVRETVRSGEAEAGLLFENGRWALLGDTGQNDIAATWIGAAVQANALDRNAQAAGTSLGALSQGADVEHVLLSADETPEGAVRMTTYFFGFLFYLAAVLLGAALATSVVEEKQNRIVELIASSVPLRSLLVGKIVGSTLLALAQMALFCLVGIGGLLATGEQDFLADISSGLGWFLVFYVVGIAVLACLFAAAGALATRSEDIQSTTTPVNAITALVFIVGVTVSGEIREVLSFIPLTSTVTMPARVLAGETSWWEPAAALGLSIAAAVFIVGVSSRVYRRALLQTDRKLSFRQAMKLTD; encoded by the coding sequence ATGAGCACCGTGACTTCGAACCCCGCACCCCGGACCGAGCCGGCGCCCGAGCCGAAGGGCACCCCCGCGGCTTCCGGCCCCCCGTCCCGTACGGCCACCCCGGCCGCCTGGCGGATCGTGGCCGCCCGCGAGATCTCGGTGAAGCTCACCAACCGCGGCTTCCTGCTGTCGACGCTGGTCACCCTCGCCCTGATCGTGGGCGCGATCGGACTCCAGCTCTACCTGGCCGACTCGATGGGGAAGATCACCGTCGCGGTGGCCGACCAGGAGGCCGGCCGGATAGCCGGCCAGGCCGAGCAGCTGGCCGTCCGGGCGGACCAGGACGTCGAGATCACGGTCCGGCAGGAGTCGTCCGCCGACCAGGTGCGCGAGACCGTACGGTCCGGTGAGGCCGAGGCCGGGCTGCTCTTCGAGAACGGCCGGTGGGCGCTGCTCGGCGACACCGGGCAGAACGACATCGCCGCCACCTGGATCGGCGCCGCCGTGCAGGCGAACGCCCTCGACCGGAACGCGCAGGCCGCGGGCACCAGCTTGGGGGCCCTCAGCCAGGGGGCGGACGTCGAGCACGTCCTGCTCTCGGCCGACGAGACGCCCGAGGGCGCGGTCCGGATGACCACGTACTTCTTCGGCTTCCTCTTCTACCTGGCGGCCGTCCTGCTCGGTGCGGCGCTGGCGACCAGCGTCGTGGAGGAGAAGCAGAACCGCATCGTCGAGCTCATCGCCAGCTCCGTGCCCCTGCGGTCGCTGCTCGTCGGCAAGATCGTCGGCTCCACCCTCCTGGCACTCGCCCAGATGGCCCTGTTCTGCCTGGTCGGCATCGGCGGCCTGCTGGCCACCGGCGAGCAGGACTTCCTCGCCGACATCAGCTCCGGCCTGGGCTGGTTCCTCGTCTTCTACGTCGTCGGCATCGCGGTCCTGGCCTGCCTGTTCGCCGCCGCGGGCGCGCTCGCCACACGGAGCGAGGACATCCAGTCCACCACGACCCCGGTCAACGCGATCACCGCGCTGGTGTTCATCGTCGGCGTCACCGTGTCCGGCGAGATCCGGGAGGTCCTCTCCTTCATCCCGCTGACCTCGACCGTCACCATGCCGGCCCGCGTCCTGGCGGGGGAGACCTCCTGGTGGGAGCCGGCCGCCGCGCTCGGCCTGTCGATCGCCGCCGCGGTGTTCATCGTCGGGGTGAGCAGCCGGGTGTACCGCCGGGCGCTCCTCCAGACCGACCGCAAGCTCTCGTTCCGCCAGGCCATGAAGCTGACGGACTGA
- the lanKC gene encoding class III lanthionine synthetase LanKC → MLDTRFINFCRADSLFYDAPAAESVGADFHEGRTLPEGWTATRGREWTVCLPPDSHTPDQGWKIHVAASPDNAAELLDAVAPYCVEHGLMFKYISDAETLSRRGSKYGDRTASGKFITIYPVDETALRETLDDLDALVGGTPAPSVLSDLRWKQGPLYVRYGGFVLKNARLKDGTLVPAITAPNGELVPDERRPGFRPPAWVTLPPFLEEAAAERRGRTLADFPFRVYKALHFSNGGGVYRAVDKRDGTEILLKEARPLAGLDAAGEDAVTRLEREHWALSRLSGLAAVPALRDVRRGNEHLFLARDYVDGTPLTDLVRLRHPYGTTDNTAHARAQYTAWALHILGQIAEGVAAMHERGVVFGDLHPGNVLVRPDDTVAFIDMETATPAEEMRAQAMGSLGFRAPDHLRGPAVDLFALDVLRLTMFVPMPHVVPWGTEKIRTLIDAAVRDFPLPESFVRRIERGLGEDVLGAKTAYGVSWPAAGADTGDLITEMADSIIQAATPERTDRLYPGDVSQFIVADGGVTFAYGAAGVLWALHRAGAEVPAEHVQWLLGQAEQINGDGPGFLTGLAGVAYTLEELGRPDAADAVMDRAFAGCDANVGSTLATGLSGLGLTALHLAARRGDDRRLRQALELADRLSDTPAPQRVGLLHGRCGRALFLLRLHEHTGRTELLERAVAELHAELEVIEGADFDDRFLATGLEGSAGIVLALRAVLRHTPDDQRIQSAVSRLVTLRRGGYSTSCGLLHGRSGEILALEDGGSETEQDVLRFHLEALGWEALAAEPGRVDFLGNYGYRLSTDLGTGSAGVLLALAALRDDAPALSFLAPAVSEARR, encoded by the coding sequence GTGCTCGACACCCGGTTCATCAACTTCTGCCGCGCGGACTCGCTGTTCTACGACGCCCCCGCCGCCGAATCCGTCGGCGCGGACTTCCACGAGGGACGGACCCTGCCCGAGGGCTGGACCGCCACCCGAGGACGGGAGTGGACCGTCTGCCTCCCGCCCGACTCCCACACCCCCGACCAGGGCTGGAAGATCCACGTCGCGGCCTCCCCCGACAACGCCGCCGAACTCCTCGACGCCGTCGCCCCGTACTGCGTCGAGCACGGGCTGATGTTCAAGTACATCTCCGACGCGGAAACGCTCAGCCGACGCGGCAGCAAGTACGGCGACCGCACCGCCAGCGGGAAGTTCATCACCATCTACCCGGTCGACGAGACGGCCCTGCGGGAGACCCTGGACGACCTGGACGCCCTGGTCGGAGGGACCCCGGCACCCTCCGTGCTGAGCGATCTGCGCTGGAAGCAAGGCCCGTTGTACGTGCGTTACGGTGGTTTCGTGCTGAAGAACGCCCGGCTCAAGGACGGCACCCTGGTACCCGCGATCACCGCACCGAACGGGGAACTCGTCCCCGATGAGCGGCGTCCCGGCTTCCGTCCCCCCGCCTGGGTCACCCTCCCTCCCTTCCTGGAGGAGGCGGCCGCCGAGCGCCGCGGGCGCACCCTCGCCGACTTCCCCTTCCGCGTCTACAAGGCCCTGCACTTCTCCAACGGGGGCGGTGTCTACCGGGCCGTCGACAAGCGTGACGGGACCGAGATCCTGCTCAAGGAAGCCCGCCCGCTCGCCGGCCTCGACGCGGCCGGGGAAGACGCCGTCACCCGCCTCGAGCGTGAGCACTGGGCGCTGTCCCGGCTCTCCGGTCTCGCGGCCGTCCCCGCCCTGAGGGACGTGCGCAGGGGGAACGAACACCTCTTCCTGGCCCGCGACTACGTCGACGGCACCCCCCTCACCGATCTCGTACGCCTCCGCCACCCCTACGGCACCACCGACAACACGGCCCACGCCCGGGCGCAGTACACAGCCTGGGCGCTGCACATCCTCGGCCAGATCGCCGAAGGCGTGGCCGCCATGCACGAGCGCGGTGTGGTCTTCGGCGACCTGCACCCGGGCAACGTCCTGGTCCGCCCCGACGACACCGTCGCCTTCATCGACATGGAGACCGCCACCCCCGCCGAGGAGATGCGCGCGCAAGCCATGGGCTCCCTCGGCTTCCGGGCCCCCGACCACCTCCGGGGCCCCGCCGTCGACCTGTTCGCGCTCGACGTGCTCCGGCTGACCATGTTCGTCCCCATGCCGCACGTCGTGCCGTGGGGCACCGAGAAGATCCGCACCCTGATTGACGCGGCCGTCCGGGACTTCCCCCTCCCCGAGTCCTTCGTCCGCCGGATCGAACGCGGCCTCGGCGAAGACGTGCTGGGCGCGAAGACGGCGTACGGCGTGTCCTGGCCCGCCGCCGGCGCGGACACCGGGGACCTGATCACGGAGATGGCCGACTCCATCATCCAGGCGGCCACACCCGAGCGGACCGACCGTCTCTACCCGGGCGACGTCTCGCAGTTCATCGTCGCCGACGGAGGCGTGACCTTCGCGTACGGGGCGGCCGGTGTGCTCTGGGCCCTCCACCGGGCCGGTGCCGAGGTGCCCGCCGAGCACGTCCAGTGGCTGCTCGGCCAGGCCGAGCAGATCAACGGCGACGGCCCGGGCTTCCTCACCGGCCTCGCCGGCGTCGCCTACACCCTGGAGGAGCTCGGCCGCCCCGACGCGGCCGACGCGGTCATGGACCGGGCCTTCGCCGGATGCGACGCCAACGTCGGATCGACGCTGGCCACCGGCCTCTCGGGCCTCGGACTGACCGCACTGCACCTGGCCGCCCGCAGGGGCGACGACCGGCGCCTGCGCCAGGCCCTCGAACTCGCCGACAGGCTGTCCGACACCCCGGCGCCCCAGCGCGTCGGACTGCTGCACGGACGCTGCGGCCGAGCCCTCTTCCTGCTGCGCCTGCACGAACACACCGGACGCACCGAGCTGCTGGAGCGGGCCGTGGCCGAACTCCACGCCGAACTGGAGGTCATCGAGGGCGCCGACTTCGACGACCGTTTCCTCGCCACCGGGCTCGAGGGCTCCGCCGGCATCGTGCTCGCCCTGCGCGCCGTCCTGCGGCACACCCCCGACGACCAGCGGATCCAGTCCGCCGTGAGCCGGCTGGTGACCCTGCGGCGCGGCGGATACTCCACCTCGTGCGGCCTCCTGCACGGCCGTTCCGGCGAGATCCTGGCCCTTGAGGACGGCGGCAGCGAGACCGAGCAGGATGTCCTGCGCTTCCACCTCGAAGCCCTCGGCTGGGAGGCTCTCGCCGCCGAACCCGGCCGCGTCGACTTCCTCGGCAACTACGGCTACCGCCTCTCCACGGACCTGGGCACCGGTTCGGCGGGTGTCCTCCTCGCCCTCGCCGCCCTGCGGGACGACGCCCCGGCCCTGTCCTTCCTCGCCCCCGCCGTCTCCGAGGCACGACGGTGA
- a CDS encoding alpha/beta fold hydrolase, which yields MTTAPELTHELTVRTDDDAELAVTVLAPLAGTPAAGDVVLVHGWAHSRRAWGTVADRLIRAGHRVVLYDQRGHGASTEGRTPVSVERLGSDLAAVLAETGAREAVVVGHSGGGFAALSYAVTSPSAGRLRGLVLLGTAAHGQDTPDSEVKMMGSPVFSRALRLPWLGRKLLGSTMGKGVDPVVLDVNRQMFAVTLPRVRADFFRCTRGWDLRGALASVTVPAVVLHGEADKVIDIELAKILAGALPGARFEPVPDAGHMLPLERPLLAVSAVSELASLAPR from the coding sequence GTGACGACGGCCCCCGAGCTCACCCACGAGCTGACGGTCCGTACGGACGACGACGCCGAGCTGGCGGTCACCGTCCTCGCCCCGCTGGCGGGCACGCCCGCGGCCGGCGACGTGGTCCTCGTCCACGGCTGGGCGCACTCCCGCCGGGCGTGGGGCACGGTCGCGGACCGGCTGATCCGGGCCGGCCACCGGGTGGTGCTGTACGACCAGCGCGGCCACGGCGCCTCCACGGAGGGCCGCACGCCGGTCTCGGTGGAACGCCTCGGCTCCGACCTGGCGGCGGTGCTCGCGGAGACGGGCGCACGCGAGGCGGTGGTCGTCGGCCACTCGGGCGGCGGTTTCGCGGCCCTGTCGTACGCGGTCACCTCGCCCTCGGCCGGCCGGCTGCGCGGTCTCGTGCTCCTGGGGACGGCCGCGCACGGCCAGGACACCCCGGACAGCGAGGTGAAGATGATGGGCAGCCCCGTCTTCTCCCGGGCCCTGCGCCTTCCCTGGCTGGGCCGCAAGCTGCTCGGCTCCACGATGGGCAAGGGCGTGGATCCCGTCGTCCTCGACGTCAACCGCCAGATGTTCGCCGTGACGCTCCCCCGGGTCCGGGCCGACTTCTTCCGCTGCACCCGCGGCTGGGACCTGCGCGGGGCGCTGGCCTCGGTCACGGTTCCGGCGGTCGTCCTGCACGGGGAGGCCGACAAGGTGATCGACATCGAGCTGGCGAAGATCCTCGCGGGCGCCCTGCCCGGTGCCCGCTTCGAACCGGTCCCGGACGCGGGCCACATGCTGCCCCTCGAACGCCCGCTCCTCGCCGTCTCCGCGGTCTCCGAGCTCGCCTCGCTCGCCCCGCGGTGA
- a CDS encoding FAD-binding protein has product MSTTPRTTAGPAEPSRRKVLSGIAATAVAVVGWNAVDQSWATAAEAAGNSDVIPVPGLVGTLTTDAATVNSFGHDFGHFFDDAKPWAVLRPGSIDDIVTIVNYARVNGIKIAVNGQGGTGNDIESHSVYGQARVPGGISIDAKGMSKILSIGDNYAVVEAGVTWGQLTDATLALGKTPPALPDYLYISVGGTISIGGIGGTVQKFGLLCDTVQAIDIITGEGKLVTATPWLRPDLFNAALSGGGQVGIIVRVNVKLMPAPKRAVIFSLYYNTVEQYLVDSEKVLADGRFQVHAGEMQRTPDNSGWRYKLEVGATYNTTPPDRNKLLCDLKDDRPSAVIEDVTYRDYMFRLDAYEEYLKSTGHWYTPKPWLSMFLPASKTKAFMKLVEQEMNADSLGGGFLLFYPYFTSKLKRPLAMQPNESVAYLFDLLRFPNPGEPNIQAMVDQNRRLYDIAVGMGAKRYLVGSIPMTTADWKKHFGNRWTGFVNAKRKYDPNNILTPGQGFGLI; this is encoded by the coding sequence ATGAGCACTACCCCCAGAACGACCGCCGGGCCCGCTGAGCCGTCGCGGCGCAAGGTCCTGAGCGGCATCGCCGCCACCGCCGTCGCGGTCGTCGGCTGGAACGCCGTCGACCAGAGCTGGGCGACGGCCGCCGAGGCCGCCGGCAACTCGGACGTCATACCGGTGCCGGGACTGGTCGGCACGCTGACGACCGACGCGGCCACGGTCAACTCCTTCGGCCACGACTTCGGCCACTTCTTCGACGACGCCAAGCCGTGGGCCGTGCTGCGGCCCGGCTCGATCGACGACATCGTCACCATCGTCAACTACGCCCGCGTCAACGGCATCAAGATCGCGGTCAACGGCCAGGGCGGCACCGGCAACGACATCGAGTCGCACTCGGTGTACGGCCAGGCCCGCGTCCCGGGCGGCATCTCCATCGACGCCAAGGGCATGTCGAAGATCCTGTCCATCGGCGACAACTACGCCGTGGTCGAGGCCGGCGTGACCTGGGGCCAGCTGACCGACGCCACCCTCGCGCTCGGCAAGACCCCGCCGGCCCTGCCGGACTACCTGTACATCTCCGTCGGCGGCACCATCAGCATCGGCGGCATCGGCGGGACCGTGCAGAAGTTCGGCCTGCTCTGCGACACCGTCCAGGCCATCGACATCATCACCGGTGAGGGCAAGCTCGTCACCGCCACCCCGTGGCTGCGCCCCGACCTGTTCAACGCGGCGCTGTCGGGCGGCGGCCAGGTCGGCATCATCGTCCGGGTCAACGTCAAGCTGATGCCGGCGCCCAAGCGGGCGGTCATCTTCAGCCTGTACTACAACACGGTCGAGCAGTACCTCGTCGACTCCGAGAAGGTGCTGGCCGACGGCCGCTTCCAGGTCCACGCGGGCGAGATGCAGCGCACCCCGGACAACTCGGGCTGGCGCTACAAGCTGGAGGTCGGGGCCACCTACAACACGACCCCGCCGGACCGCAACAAGCTGCTGTGCGACCTGAAGGACGACCGGCCCTCCGCGGTCATCGAGGACGTGACCTACCGGGACTACATGTTCCGCCTGGACGCGTACGAGGAGTACCTGAAGTCGACCGGTCACTGGTACACGCCCAAGCCGTGGCTGAGCATGTTCCTGCCCGCGTCGAAGACCAAGGCGTTCATGAAGCTGGTCGAGCAGGAGATGAACGCCGACTCGCTCGGCGGCGGGTTCCTGCTCTTCTACCCGTACTTCACCTCGAAGCTGAAGCGCCCGCTGGCGATGCAGCCCAACGAGTCGGTGGCGTACCTCTTCGACCTGCTGCGCTTCCCCAACCCGGGCGAGCCCAACATCCAGGCCATGGTCGACCAGAACCGCCGGCTGTACGACATCGCGGTGGGCATGGGCGCCAAGCGCTACCTGGTGGGCTCCATCCCGATGACGACCGCCGACTGGAAGAAGCACTTCGGCAACCGCTGGACCGGCTTCGTCAACGCCAAGCGGAAGTACGACCCGAACAACATCCTCACCCCCGGCCAGGGCTTCGGCCTGATCTGA